Proteins encoded together in one Microcebus murinus isolate Inina chromosome 16, M.murinus_Inina_mat1.0, whole genome shotgun sequence window:
- the KCNK15 gene encoding potassium channel subfamily K member 15 has product MREQSARTAALVLCILSYLLVGAAVFDALESDAESGRQRLLARKRGEFRRKYGFSAEDYRELERLARQAEPHRAGPQWQFAGSFYFAITVVTTIGYGHAAPGTDSGKVFCMFYALLGIPLALVTFQSLGERLNTLARRLLLAAKRCLGLRRPRVSTENMVVAGLLACAATLALGAAAFAHFEGWTFFHAYYYCFITLTTIGFGDFVALQNDGALQRKPRYVAFSFLYILLGLTVIGAFLNLVVLRFLAASAGAPQRAARRASARRPGAPDSSRPGRAPRPGGSASAARRAHRLETCARDNLGFSPPSSPGAERRGEPDRPRARRRSI; this is encoded by the exons ATGAGGGAGCAGAGCGCGCGCACGGCCGCGCTCGTCCTGTGCATCCTGTCCTACCTGCTGGTGGGCGCCGCCGTCTTCGACGCGCTCGAGTCGGACGCGGAGAGCGGCCGCCAGCGGCTGCTGGCGCGGAAGCGCGGCGAGTTCCGCAGGAAGTACGGCTTCTCGGCCGAGGACTACCGCGAGCTGGAGCGCCTGGCGCGGCAGGCGGAGCCGCACCGCGCCGGCCCGCAGTGGCAGTTCGCCGGCTCCTTCTACTTCGCCATCACCGTCGTCACCACCATCG GGTACGGCCACGCCGCGCCGGGCACGGACTCGGGCAAGGTCTTCTGCATGTTCTACGCGCTGCTGGGCATCCCCCTGGCGCTGGTCACCTTCCAGAGCCTGGGCGAGCGGCTGAACACGCTGGCGCGGCGCCTCCTGCTGGCGGCCAAGCGCTGCCTGGGCCTGCGGCGGCCGCGCGTGTCCACCGAGAACATGGTGGTGGCCGGGCTGCTGGCGTGCGCCGCCACCCTGGCCCTCGGGGCCGCCGCCTTCGCGCACTTCGAGGGCTGGACCTTCTTCCACGCCTACTACTACTGCTTCATCACCCTCACCACCATCGGCTTCGGCGACTTCGTGGCGCTGCAGAACGACGGGGCGCTGCAGAGGAAGCCGCGCTACGTGGCCTTCAGCTTCCTCTACATCCTCCTGGGGCTCACGGTCATCGGCGCCTTCCTCAACCTCGTGGTCCTGCGCTTCCTCGCCGCCAGCGCCGGCGCCCCGCAGCGCGCTGCCCGCCGCGCCAGCGCGCGCCGCCCGGGGGCGCCCGACAGCAGCCGGCCcggccgcgcgccccgccccgggGGCTCCGCCTCCGCCGCCCGCCGCGCGCACCGGCTGGAGACGTGCGCCCGCGACAATCTGGGCTTCTCGCCCCCCTCCAGCCCCGGCGCCGAGCGCCGCGGCGAGCCAGACAGGCCCCGGGCCCGGCGGAGGTCCATCTGA